Proteins encoded within one genomic window of Sphingomonas sp. G-3-2-10:
- a CDS encoding acyl-CoA dehydrogenase yields the protein MAEMGRFDWQDPFALDAQLTDEERMVRDAAHDYAQGELLPRVTSAFLEERFDREIMSEMGALGLLGATIPEAYGGAGLGYVAYGLVAREVERVDSGYRSAMSVQSSLVMHPIHAYGTEAQKRKYLPKLATGEWIGCFGLTEPDAGSDPGSMRTRAEKIDGGYRLTGTKMWITNSPIADVMVVWAKSDAHGGGIKGFVLERGTEGLSTPKIEGKLSLRASITGEIVMDGVEVGEDALLPEVQGLKGPFGCLNRARYGIAWGAMGAAEACMHAARQYTLDRAQFGKPLAANQLVQLKLANMQTDIALGLQAALRCGRMFDEGTLSPDAISIIKRNNCGKALDIARVARDMHGGNGISAEFHVLRHAINLETVNTYEGTHDVHGLILGRAITGIAAF from the coding sequence ATGGCAGAGATGGGCCGGTTCGACTGGCAGGATCCGTTCGCGCTCGACGCGCAGCTGACCGACGAGGAGCGGATGGTGCGCGACGCGGCGCATGATTATGCGCAGGGCGAGCTGCTGCCGCGCGTGACCAGCGCCTTCCTCGAGGAGCGGTTCGACCGCGAGATCATGAGCGAGATGGGTGCGCTGGGCCTGCTGGGCGCGACGATTCCCGAAGCCTATGGCGGCGCGGGGCTGGGCTATGTCGCCTATGGCCTCGTCGCGCGCGAAGTCGAGCGCGTCGATTCGGGCTATCGCTCGGCCATGTCGGTGCAGTCGAGCCTCGTGATGCACCCGATCCACGCGTACGGCACCGAAGCGCAGAAGCGGAAATATCTGCCCAAGCTGGCGACCGGCGAATGGATCGGCTGTTTCGGGCTGACCGAGCCGGACGCGGGTTCGGACCCCGGCAGCATGCGCACCCGCGCCGAGAAGATCGACGGCGGATACCGGCTGACCGGCACCAAGATGTGGATCACCAACTCGCCCATCGCCGACGTGATGGTCGTCTGGGCAAAGTCCGATGCGCATGGCGGCGGGATCAAGGGCTTCGTGCTCGAACGCGGGACGGAAGGGCTTTCCACCCCCAAGATCGAAGGCAAGCTGAGCCTTCGCGCAAGCATCACCGGCGAGATCGTGATGGACGGCGTCGAAGTCGGCGAAGACGCGCTGCTGCCCGAAGTGCAGGGATTGAAGGGACCGTTCGGCTGCCTCAACCGTGCGCGTTATGGCATTGCCTGGGGCGCGATGGGCGCGGCCGAAGCCTGTATGCACGCCGCGCGGCAATATACGCTGGACCGTGCGCAGTTCGGCAAGCCGCTGGCGGCGAACCAGCTGGTGCAGCTCAAGCTGGCCAATATGCAGACCGACATCGCGCTGGGCCTGCAGGCGGCGCTGCGGTGCGGGCGAATGTTCGACGAAGGCACGCTGAGCCCCGACGCGATCAGCATCATCAAGCGCAACAATTGCGGCAAGGCGCTGGATATCGCCCGCGTCGCGCGCGACATGCACGGCGGCAACGGCATTTCGGCCGAATTCCACGTGCTGCGCCATGCGATCAACCTCGAGACGGTCAACACCTATGAAGGCACGCATGACGTGCACGGGCTGATCCTCGGCCGCGCGATCACCGGGATCGCAGCGTTCTGA
- a CDS encoding uroporphyrinogen-III synthase: MKRPIAVLRPEPGNRVTAIAIESRGHRAIRLPLFAAGPVAWEVPDARDYDALIVTSANAMRHGGAGLVRLLELPVWAVGKATAEAARRAGFTVAGTGDAGAVALLALAEAAGVRHALHLAGRERTVQPGGIVADIRTVYASDTVPVRAEDAAKLAGAIVLVQSARAGARLAEIVADPSSITLVAVSDGAVEAAGKGWEKVVVPGGFTGTALIDTAIALAD; encoded by the coding sequence ATGAAGCGTCCCATCGCCGTGCTACGGCCCGAGCCGGGGAATCGCGTCACCGCCATTGCCATCGAATCGCGGGGACATCGCGCGATCCGCCTCCCGCTCTTCGCGGCCGGGCCGGTTGCGTGGGAAGTGCCCGACGCACGGGACTATGATGCGCTGATCGTCACCAGCGCCAATGCGATGCGGCATGGCGGAGCGGGGCTGGTGCGGCTGCTCGAACTGCCGGTCTGGGCGGTGGGGAAGGCCACGGCCGAAGCGGCGCGGCGCGCGGGCTTCACCGTCGCTGGTACGGGCGACGCCGGCGCGGTAGCGCTGCTGGCGCTGGCCGAAGCGGCGGGCGTCCGCCATGCGCTGCACCTCGCCGGGCGCGAGCGGACGGTGCAGCCGGGCGGGATCGTCGCCGATATCCGCACCGTCTATGCCAGCGATACCGTTCCGGTGAGGGCGGAAGATGCAGCGAAGCTGGCGGGCGCGATCGTACTGGTTCAGTCGGCGCGCGCGGGCGCCCGGCTGGCGGAGATCGTTGCGGACCCTTCGTCGATCACGCTGGTGGCGGTGAGCGACGGCGCGGTGGAAGCGGCGGGCAAGGGCTGGGAGAAGGTGGTCGTGCCCGGCGGCTTCACCGGCACCGCGCTGATCGACACCGCCATCGCGCTGGCTGATTGA
- the hemC gene encoding hydroxymethylbilane synthase — translation MPSFRLGTRGSPLALVQANMVRDALIAAHGWSPDAVEIVPIKTTGDRVQDRALAEIGGKALWTKELDRALLAGEIDCAVHSMKDVETVRPESIAIAAVLPRADVRDRIVGVESIAALRQGAVVGTSSPRRAAQLKRVRPDLETVLFRGNVDTRLAKLAAGEVDATMLAAAGLERLGRHDVGHAVPVETMLPAPAQGIVGIEVRAGDEEAFGIVRAIDHVVTHGCVLAERALLAVLKADCHSPVGALATIEGGILTLRAELLSEDGAFHVHAQEAGTPGDPALPETVARDLLDRAPPEVRRLFEG, via the coding sequence ATGCCTTCCTTTCGTCTTGGTACCCGCGGTTCGCCGCTCGCTCTCGTTCAGGCCAATATGGTGCGCGATGCGCTGATCGCCGCGCATGGCTGGTCGCCCGATGCCGTCGAGATCGTGCCGATCAAGACGACCGGCGACCGGGTGCAGGATCGCGCGCTGGCCGAGATCGGCGGCAAGGCGCTGTGGACCAAGGAACTGGACCGCGCGCTGCTGGCCGGGGAGATCGACTGCGCGGTGCATTCGATGAAGGATGTCGAGACGGTGCGGCCCGAGAGCATCGCCATCGCCGCGGTGCTGCCGCGCGCCGATGTGCGCGACCGGATCGTGGGCGTCGAATCGATCGCGGCGCTGCGTCAGGGCGCAGTGGTGGGCACCAGCTCGCCGCGCCGGGCGGCGCAATTGAAGCGGGTGCGGCCCGATCTGGAGACGGTGCTGTTCCGTGGCAATGTCGACACGCGCCTCGCCAAGCTGGCGGCGGGCGAAGTCGATGCGACGATGCTGGCGGCGGCGGGGCTGGAGCGGCTGGGGCGGCATGACGTGGGTCACGCGGTGCCGGTCGAGACGATGCTGCCCGCCCCGGCACAGGGGATCGTCGGGATCGAAGTGCGCGCGGGCGACGAGGAAGCGTTCGGGATCGTGCGCGCGATCGATCATGTGGTGACGCATGGCTGCGTGCTGGCCGAGCGGGCATTGCTGGCGGTGCTGAAGGCCGATTGCCATTCGCCGGTGGGGGCGCTGGCGACGATCGAGGGCGGCATCCTGACACTGCGCGCGGAATTGCTTTCCGAGGACGGCGCGTTTCATGTCCATGCGCAGGAAGCCGGGACGCCGGGCGATCCCGCGCTGCCCGAGACGGTAGCGCGCGACCTGCTGGACCGCGCCCCGCCCGAAGTGCGGCGGCTGTTCGAGGGATGA
- the tsaD gene encoding tRNA (adenosine(37)-N6)-threonylcarbamoyltransferase complex transferase subunit TsaD — protein MSLILGLESSCDETAAALVTSDRRILAQRIAGQEAAHRPYGGVVPEIAARAHVEVLAPLVEQVLAEANVGLNDVDAIAATAGPGLIGGVMVGLVTGKALALAANKPLVAVNHLEGHALSPRLTDPDLQFPYLLLLVSGGHCQLLLVQGAGRYRRLATTIDDAAGEAFDKTAKLLGLGFPGGPAVEKAAESGDPRAVPLPRPLLGSAEPHFSFAGLKSDVARKVGKYSAEDLAASFQQAVVDCLIDRTKRALRHVEATALVVAGGVAANRSVRGALESLATEHGLRFVAPPLWLCTDNAAMIAWAGAERFALGLTDPFDVPARPRWPLDPDAEKVRGAGVKA, from the coding sequence ATGTCCCTCATTCTTGGCCTTGAATCGAGCTGCGACGAGACCGCCGCCGCGCTGGTGACGAGCGATCGCCGCATCCTCGCCCAGCGTATCGCCGGACAGGAAGCCGCGCATCGACCCTATGGCGGCGTGGTGCCCGAAATCGCCGCGCGCGCGCATGTCGAGGTGCTGGCGCCTTTGGTCGAACAGGTGCTGGCCGAAGCCAATGTCGGTCTCAATGACGTCGACGCCATCGCCGCCACCGCCGGCCCCGGCCTGATCGGCGGCGTGATGGTCGGCCTCGTCACCGGCAAGGCGCTGGCGCTCGCCGCCAACAAGCCTTTGGTCGCGGTCAACCATCTCGAGGGCCATGCCCTCTCGCCGCGCCTGACCGATCCCGATCTGCAGTTCCCCTATCTGCTTCTGCTCGTCTCGGGCGGGCATTGCCAGTTGCTGCTGGTGCAGGGTGCGGGCCGCTATCGCCGCCTCGCCACCACGATCGACGATGCGGCAGGCGAAGCGTTCGACAAGACCGCCAAGCTGCTCGGCCTCGGCTTTCCCGGCGGACCGGCAGTCGAGAAAGCCGCCGAATCCGGCGATCCCCGCGCCGTGCCGCTGCCGCGCCCGCTGCTCGGCTCGGCCGAACCGCATTTCTCGTTCGCCGGCCTCAAGAGCGACGTCGCGCGCAAGGTCGGCAAATACAGCGCCGAGGATCTCGCCGCGTCGTTTCAGCAGGCGGTGGTCGATTGCCTGATCGACCGCACGAAGCGCGCGCTGCGCCATGTCGAGGCGACCGCGCTGGTCGTCGCGGGCGGCGTCGCGGCGAACCGCAGCGTGCGCGGCGCGCTCGAAAGTCTCGCCACCGAACATGGCCTGCGCTTCGTCGCGCCGCCGCTCTGGCTGTGTACCGACAATGCCGCCATGATCGCCTGGGCCGGCGCCGAGCGGTTCGCGCTCGGGCTGACCGATCCGTTCGACGTCCCCGCGCGCCCGCGCTGGCCGCTCGATCCGGATGCGGAGAAGGTACGCGGAGCGGGAGTGAAGGCATGA
- a CDS encoding NAD(P)H-dependent glycerol-3-phosphate dehydrogenase, translating to MKIGVIGGGAWGTALAQVATRGDRPVLLWARESEVVESVNLAHENSLFLPGVPLSPQIHATGDLAELSGADALLVVAPAQHVRAVLSGMNIGNKPLVLCAKGIETGSKLLVGEVAHEVQPAAPIAVLSGPTFAHEVAKGLPTAVTLACEDDALRTALAERLAGPAFRTYASSDVIGAEIGGAVKNVLAIACGVVEGAGLGLNARAALIARGFAEMTRFGLARGALAETLTGLSGLGDLVLTCSSTNSRNFSLGVGLGQGRSPAELMADRRTVAEGAHTAPVLREAAKDAGVDMPVCEAVCALLDGKPVSAVIEALLSRPLREEAR from the coding sequence ATGAAAATAGGGGTTATTGGTGGCGGTGCATGGGGCACCGCACTGGCGCAGGTGGCGACGCGCGGCGACCGGCCGGTGCTGCTCTGGGCGCGCGAAAGCGAAGTGGTCGAAAGCGTCAACCTCGCCCACGAGAACAGCCTGTTCCTCCCCGGCGTCCCGCTCTCGCCACAGATCCACGCGACCGGCGATCTCGCCGAACTCTCCGGCGCCGATGCGCTGCTCGTCGTCGCCCCCGCCCAGCATGTCCGCGCCGTCCTGTCGGGCATGAATATCGGCAACAAGCCGCTCGTCCTGTGCGCCAAGGGGATCGAGACCGGCTCGAAACTGCTCGTCGGCGAAGTCGCGCACGAGGTTCAGCCCGCCGCGCCGATCGCGGTCCTTTCCGGCCCCACCTTTGCGCATGAAGTGGCAAAGGGCCTCCCCACTGCCGTAACGCTCGCCTGCGAGGACGATGCGCTGCGCACCGCGTTGGCCGAACGGCTCGCAGGCCCCGCCTTCCGCACCTATGCCTCGTCCGACGTGATCGGCGCGGAGATCGGCGGCGCGGTCAAGAATGTCCTCGCCATTGCCTGCGGCGTCGTCGAAGGCGCGGGCCTCGGCCTCAACGCCCGCGCCGCGCTGATCGCACGCGGTTTCGCCGAAATGACCCGCTTCGGTCTCGCCCGCGGCGCACTGGCCGAAACGCTCACCGGGCTTTCGGGCCTCGGCGATCTCGTTCTCACCTGCTCCTCCACCAATTCGCGCAACTTCTCGCTCGGCGTCGGCCTGGGTCAGGGCCGCAGCCCCGCCGAGCTGATGGCCGATCGCCGCACCGTCGCCGAAGGTGCGCACACCGCCCCCGTCCTGCGCGAAGCAGCAAAGGATGCCGGAGTCGATATGCCGGTATGCGAAGCCGTCTGCGCCCTGCTCGACGGCAAGCCCGTCTCGGCAGTAATCGAAGCCTTGCTCAGCCGTCCCTTGCGCGAAGAAGCGCGGTGA
- a CDS encoding DUF1697 domain-containing protein: MKRRAALLKGVNVGGNRKLPMADLRKLVEDLGYGDVKTLLASGNVVFDAPGEATALETKLEAALETLGVKTDILIRDAADIAKIIEDNPFADAAKDHPNHLMVHFHRDPFPDGLIERIPDLYEGPERLHAVGRTLYVDFPRDIGHSKLPQAMARAKFPKLNTARNWNTVTKLLAMLEK, translated from the coding sequence GTGAAACGCCGGGCAGCGCTGCTCAAGGGCGTCAATGTCGGCGGCAACCGCAAGCTGCCGATGGCCGATCTCCGCAAACTCGTCGAAGACCTCGGCTATGGCGATGTGAAGACCCTGCTGGCCTCAGGCAATGTCGTGTTCGACGCTCCCGGCGAGGCCACGGCTCTCGAAACAAAGCTCGAAGCCGCGCTCGAAACGCTGGGCGTGAAGACCGACATCCTGATCCGCGACGCCGCCGACATTGCGAAGATCATCGAAGACAATCCCTTCGCCGATGCCGCGAAGGATCATCCCAATCACCTGATGGTCCATTTCCACCGCGATCCGTTTCCGGACGGGCTGATCGAGCGCATTCCCGATCTGTACGAAGGTCCCGAACGCCTCCACGCGGTCGGCCGCACCCTCTATGTCGATTTCCCGCGCGACATCGGCCATTCGAAGCTGCCGCAAGCGATGGCCAGGGCGAAGTTCCCCAAGCTCAACACCGCGCGCAACTGGAATACCGTCACCAAATTGCTGGCGATGCTGGAGAAATGA
- a CDS encoding DUF1674 domain-containing protein, with product MGQRPPHLKPPEYLTPSPPLPDPNEKRAERQDDPLGNDPTRYGDWELKGIAVDF from the coding sequence ATGGGCCAGCGACCGCCGCATCTCAAGCCGCCAGAATATCTGACGCCCAGTCCGCCGCTTCCCGATCCGAACGAGAAGCGCGCCGAAAGGCAGGACGATCCGCTGGGCAACGACCCCACGCGCTATGGCGATTGGGAGCTGAAGGGCATCGCGGTCGATTTCTAA
- a CDS encoding RsmB/NOP family class I SAM-dependent RNA methyltransferase, whose translation MNQRPRNDRSRGRQGEGRPQADPPGVPARRAALRVLDGVLRQGKALEAALEAAAQGLAPNDRGLVHAIAAETLRRLPDLDAMIDSATKQPLPDDAKARFALRIALVQAFALGTPGHAAISTVLPLVDGGPRKLVHGVFGTLSRANKGLPDQPTLPDPVAIRWHAAWGDQGIEDAERAIAAPPPLDITLRKPLDLEDAVGLLRNHARLPAGTSVTELPGFESGDFWVQDLAASLPARLIGAGKGKALDLCAAPGGKTLQLAAAGWDVTAVDLSEPRLERLHENLARTGLTAKVIAADLLSWQPKEAADAVLLDAPCSATGIFRRHPDVLHRVRPSIIAEMAELQGKLIHRASKWVKPGGIFVFATCSLEPKEGEAHLAPFLAARPEFTIDPIRPDELPEGVTPREDGTLRTLPGMIAAKGGLDGFFIARFRRSN comes from the coding sequence GTGAACCAGAGGCCCAGAAACGACAGATCGCGCGGACGGCAGGGCGAAGGCCGCCCCCAGGCCGATCCTCCCGGCGTCCCCGCCCGCCGCGCCGCGCTGCGCGTGCTCGACGGTGTATTGCGGCAAGGCAAGGCGCTCGAAGCCGCGCTCGAAGCCGCCGCACAGGGCCTCGCCCCCAACGATCGCGGCCTCGTTCACGCCATCGCCGCCGAAACGCTGCGCCGCCTGCCGGATCTCGACGCGATGATCGACAGCGCGACCAAGCAGCCCCTGCCCGACGACGCCAAGGCCCGCTTTGCCCTGCGCATCGCGCTGGTCCAGGCCTTCGCGCTAGGCACGCCCGGCCACGCCGCGATCTCGACCGTTCTGCCTTTGGTCGATGGCGGCCCGCGGAAGCTGGTTCATGGCGTGTTCGGCACGCTCAGCCGCGCGAACAAGGGCCTGCCCGATCAGCCGACCCTGCCCGATCCCGTCGCGATCCGCTGGCACGCCGCATGGGGCGATCAGGGCATCGAGGACGCCGAACGCGCCATCGCGGCGCCGCCCCCGCTCGACATCACGCTGCGCAAGCCGCTCGATCTGGAAGACGCGGTCGGCCTGCTCCGTAATCATGCTCGCCTTCCGGCAGGCACCTCGGTCACCGAACTGCCTGGCTTCGAAAGCGGCGATTTCTGGGTTCAGGACCTCGCCGCCTCGCTCCCGGCCCGGCTGATCGGCGCGGGCAAGGGGAAGGCGCTCGACCTGTGCGCCGCCCCCGGGGGCAAGACGCTCCAGCTCGCCGCCGCAGGCTGGGACGTGACCGCGGTCGATCTCTCCGAACCCCGCCTCGAACGGCTCCATGAAAATCTCGCCCGCACCGGTCTGACCGCGAAGGTTATCGCCGCCGATCTGCTTAGCTGGCAGCCGAAGGAAGCCGCCGACGCGGTGCTGCTCGACGCACCCTGCTCGGCCACCGGCATCTTCCGCCGCCATCCCGACGTCCTCCACCGCGTCCGCCCCTCGATCATCGCGGAAATGGCCGAGCTTCAGGGCAAGCTGATCCACCGCGCGTCGAAATGGGTGAAGCCCGGCGGCATTTTCGTCTTCGCCACCTGCTCGCTCGAGCCGAAGGAAGGCGAAGCCCATCTCGCCCCCTTCCTCGCCGCGCGTCCCGAATTCACGATCGATCCCATCCGCCCCGACGAGCTTCCCGAAGGCGTCACGCCCCGCGAAGACGGCACGCTGCGCACCTTGCCCGGGATGATCGCTGCCAAGGGCGGGCTGGACGGCTTCTTCATCGCGCGATTCCGCCGTTCCAACTAG
- the rpe gene encoding ribulose-phosphate 3-epimerase, with product MPAVRIAPSILSADFSKLGEEIRAIDAAGADWIHVDVMDGHFVPNITIGPAVIKALRPHTAKPFDVHLMIAPVDPMLAAFADAGADCISVHPESGPHLHRTLQTIKGLGKRAGVVLNPATPVESIDYVMDMIDLVLVMSVNPGFGGQKFITSQLDKIAELRRRIDASGRAIDLEVDGGVDQSNCAQVIAAGADALVAGTASFTGGPAQYAANIAALRGG from the coding sequence ATGCCCGCAGTCCGTATCGCCCCTTCGATCCTCTCCGCCGACTTCTCGAAACTCGGCGAGGAGATCCGCGCGATCGACGCGGCGGGGGCGGACTGGATCCATGTCGATGTGATGGACGGGCATTTTGTGCCCAACATCACCATCGGCCCGGCAGTCATCAAGGCGCTGCGCCCGCACACCGCCAAGCCGTTCGATGTCCATCTGATGATCGCGCCGGTCGATCCGATGCTGGCCGCCTTCGCCGATGCCGGCGCGGACTGCATCTCGGTTCATCCTGAATCCGGCCCGCATCTCCACCGCACGCTCCAGACCATCAAGGGCCTCGGCAAGCGCGCGGGCGTGGTGCTCAACCCGGCAACCCCGGTGGAGTCGATCGATTACGTCATGGACATGATCGATCTGGTGCTGGTGATGAGCGTCAATCCGGGCTTCGGCGGACAGAAGTTCATCACGAGCCAGCTCGACAAGATCGCCGAGCTGCGCCGCCGCATCGACGCCAGCGGCCGCGCGATCGATCTCGAAGTCGATGGCGGCGTCGACCAGTCGAACTGCGCGCAGGTGATCGCCGCTGGCGCCGATGCGCTGGTCGCGGGCACCGCCAGCTTCACCGGCGGCCCCGCCCAATATGCCGCCAACATCGCGGCGCTTCGCGGCGGATGA
- a CDS encoding heparinase II/III family protein, which translates to MSDGPPDSGTDGIEEGKRLIRLGGDRGLSLADRIAERFQRMTWRTPIHTMRLRGRHPLKLIAVADDPFMGDVERGNALLDGVVSFRGEERAITALDFVRPNFSPAFAEHLHSFAWLRDLSTVATRATASPIAEAIMRRWLAAHGDKVSEPAWRADLWGRRMLFWTAHAPLILSSPDLVYRSTVLHALARGARHLDRAADRVQIGPPRLAAWCGVLVAGLMIPGGDPRRSFGETGLKRALAASMLSDGGTIGRSPAGQLDCVVLLAMLCEAYLARRLEPPAFVQAALSKMVTALLGVCHGDKGLSSWQGSGPVSGETISQVIEATGVRTRPLKQAREWGYQRLAAQGTVLIMDAAPPPLARLIEGGCASTLAFELSDGPHRVVVNCGGSRMADARLPAQLIEGLRTTAAHSTLTVGDSNSTAIHADGTLGRGVAEVELNRQETDASSRIEASHDGYVRRFGLIHRRAISLAADGKDVRGEDMLLPADRRRKKGTTPFAIRFHLAPGTEIAPTADGQGAFLSLPSGAVWQFRSRGGALAIEDSVWIDAKGKPVATEQLVVTAESPPGGANVTWVFHRAK; encoded by the coding sequence ATGAGCGACGGCCCTCCCGATTCCGGCACCGACGGGATCGAGGAAGGCAAGCGGCTGATCCGTCTCGGCGGTGACCGCGGGCTGTCGCTGGCCGATCGTATCGCCGAGCGCTTTCAGCGCATGACCTGGAGGACCCCGATCCACACCATGCGCCTGCGCGGACGTCACCCCCTCAAGCTGATCGCCGTCGCCGACGACCCGTTCATGGGCGATGTCGAGCGCGGCAATGCGCTGCTCGACGGCGTGGTCAGCTTCCGCGGCGAGGAACGTGCGATCACCGCGCTCGATTTCGTCCGGCCCAATTTCTCGCCCGCTTTCGCCGAGCATCTCCACAGCTTCGCCTGGCTGCGCGACCTGTCCACCGTCGCCACCCGCGCCACCGCATCGCCGATCGCCGAAGCGATCATGCGCCGCTGGCTCGCCGCGCATGGCGACAAGGTCTCCGAACCCGCATGGCGCGCCGATCTGTGGGGCCGGCGCATGTTGTTCTGGACGGCGCACGCTCCGCTGATCCTGTCGAGCCCCGACCTCGTCTATCGATCGACCGTGCTCCACGCCCTGGCACGGGGGGCGCGCCATCTCGATCGCGCCGCCGATCGCGTCCAGATCGGCCCGCCACGCCTGGCCGCATGGTGCGGCGTGCTGGTTGCCGGGCTGATGATCCCCGGCGGCGACCCGCGGCGCTCGTTCGGCGAAACCGGCCTCAAGCGCGCGCTCGCCGCCTCGATGCTCAGCGACGGCGGCACGATCGGCCGCTCGCCCGCCGGGCAGCTCGATTGCGTCGTCCTGCTCGCGATGCTGTGCGAAGCCTATCTCGCCCGCCGGCTCGAACCGCCCGCGTTCGTCCAGGCCGCGCTGTCGAAGATGGTCACCGCCCTGCTCGGCGTGTGTCATGGCGACAAGGGACTTTCGAGCTGGCAGGGCAGCGGCCCCGTTTCGGGCGAGACCATCTCGCAGGTGATAGAAGCGACCGGCGTACGCACCCGCCCGCTCAAGCAGGCGCGCGAATGGGGCTATCAGCGGCTCGCCGCGCAAGGCACCGTGCTGATCATGGACGCCGCTCCGCCGCCGCTCGCCCGGCTGATCGAAGGCGGCTGCGCTTCGACGCTGGCGTTCGAACTCTCGGACGGTCCGCACCGCGTCGTCGTCAATTGCGGCGGCTCGCGCATGGCCGATGCCCGGCTGCCCGCGCAGCTGATCGAGGGCCTGCGCACCACAGCTGCCCATTCTACCCTCACCGTCGGCGACAGCAATTCAACGGCGATCCACGCCGATGGCACGCTCGGCCGCGGCGTCGCCGAAGTCGAGCTGAACCGGCAGGAAACCGACGCATCGAGCCGGATCGAGGCCAGTCATGACGGCTATGTCCGCCGCTTCGGCCTGATCCATCGCCGCGCCATCTCGCTTGCCGCCGATGGCAAGGACGTGCGCGGCGAGGACATGCTCCTTCCCGCCGATCGCCGCCGCAAGAAGGGCACCACGCCCTTCGCGATCCGCTTCCATCTCGCCCCGGGTACCGAGATCGCGCCGACCGCCGATGGTCAGGGCGCGTTCCTCAGCCTGCCCTCGGGCGCGGTCTGGCAATTCCGTTCGCGCGGCGGCGCGCTCGCGATCGAGGATAGCGTATGGATCGACGCGAAGGGCAAACCCGTCGCGACCGAGCAGCTGGTCGTGACCGCTGAATCGCCCCCCGGCGGCGCGAACGTCACCTGGGTTTTCCACCGCGCGAAATAG
- a CDS encoding DUF892 family protein yields MSETATAQALLIVALQDLLEGERAWLQRLPELQPKAPASIRTFMAGEIERSRTQAERLEALLRLMPPDDETMPNLWLCAILDDAARDSETIADGPLRAIAMVGAFRKGKQAERVSYETAIGLAEILKLLDPVQTLTRSRDEEAAADAELAQLLKGLLIQLG; encoded by the coding sequence ATGTCTGAGACCGCCACCGCCCAAGCCTTATTAATCGTCGCGCTACAAGATTTGCTGGAAGGCGAGCGTGCGTGGTTGCAACGACTTCCCGAGTTGCAGCCGAAAGCGCCGGCATCGATCCGGACATTCATGGCGGGGGAAATAGAACGCAGCAGGACGCAGGCCGAGCGTCTGGAGGCACTGCTCCGGCTCATGCCGCCTGACGATGAAACCATGCCGAACCTATGGCTCTGTGCCATTCTCGACGATGCGGCGCGGGATTCGGAGACGATAGCCGACGGTCCGCTGCGGGCGATCGCGATGGTCGGTGCGTTTCGCAAGGGCAAACAGGCGGAACGCGTGAGCTACGAGACCGCGATCGGCCTAGCGGAAATCCTGAAGCTTTTGGACCCTGTGCAAACGCTCACTCGCTCGCGTGATGAGGAGGCGGCGGCCGACGCAGAACTGGCTCAGTTGCTGAAGGGTCTGCTGATCCAGCTCGGCTAA
- a CDS encoding alpha-ketoglutarate-dependent dioxygenase AlkB: MREPDLFGVPAIPGLKTGDAVINSAEEEALIALIDREHLMPFRFQGWLGKRLTHSFGWSYDFDNGSFRETDPFPAWLTPLRDRAAAFAELKPEQLVQALLIRYDPGAGIGWHKDRPVFEHVIGISLGNAATMRFRRRRDSGFERLAVPLAPRSIYHLSGEIRQEWEHSIAPMDLPRWSITFRSLRAQAVEKSRD, translated from the coding sequence ATGCGTGAGCCGGACCTGTTCGGCGTGCCGGCCATTCCCGGTCTTAAAACCGGCGATGCCGTAATAAACAGTGCCGAGGAGGAGGCCCTGATCGCGTTGATCGATCGCGAGCACCTGATGCCGTTTCGGTTTCAGGGATGGCTCGGCAAGCGACTGACGCACTCATTTGGCTGGTCCTATGATTTCGACAATGGCAGCTTCCGCGAAACCGATCCCTTTCCCGCCTGGCTCACACCACTGCGAGACCGCGCGGCGGCGTTTGCAGAGCTGAAGCCGGAACAGCTCGTTCAGGCCCTGCTGATCCGCTATGACCCCGGCGCAGGCATCGGTTGGCACAAGGATCGCCCGGTGTTCGAACATGTCATCGGCATTTCGCTGGGCAATGCGGCGACCATGCGGTTCCGCCGCCGTCGCGACAGCGGCTTCGAGCGTTTGGCTGTCCCGCTGGCACCCCGGTCGATCTACCATCTCTCCGGCGAGATACGGCAGGAATGGGAGCACAGCATCGCGCCGATGGATCTGCCGCGATGGTCGATCACGTTCAGGAGTCTCCGCGCACAAGCCGTCGAGAAATCTCGTGATTAA